A genomic segment from Gossypium hirsutum isolate 1008001.06 chromosome D04, Gossypium_hirsutum_v2.1, whole genome shotgun sequence encodes:
- the LOC107898093 gene encoding uncharacterized protein: MEAGHVFFEYVWDAMAANYRMARSINVEIYSRRLETFRVTEKIGRRPGIPIRSYGVDLRNRRCDCKRFETLHYPCMHVAAACAKVNLNVEQFVDDVYTLERTLRVWENEFPVLPDLSTWEVPPTNFELVPDRGIRRNLRGCPQSSRIVTA; this comes from the coding sequence ATGGAGGCTGGACACGTATTTTTCGAATATGTCTGGGATGCAATGGCTGCAAACTATCGGATGGCAAGGTCGataaatgtagaaatatattcacgacgTCTAGAAACGTTTCGAGTTACTGAGAAAATCGGTCGTCGACCCGGTATACCCATtaggtcctatggagttgatctTCGAAATAGACGGTGTGACTGCAAGAGGTTtgaaacacttcattatccatgtatGCATGTCGCGGCAGCGTGTGCTAAAGTGAACCTTAATGTTGAACAATttgtcgatgatgtgtacacgcTCGAGCGCACATTGCGTGTCTGGGAAAATGAGTTCCCCGTCCTGCCTGACCTGTCCACGTGGGAGGTGCCTCCGACGAATTTCGAGCTTGTCCCAGACAGAGGGATACGCAGGAATCTAAGAGGTTGTCCGCAATCATCcagaattgtaacagcctga